A segment of the Agrobacterium tumefaciens genome:
CATACAGCCCACGCTCTCGTCGTACTATGAACTGGCTGACCGCGCACCTGGTGGCGTCTATGAGCTGCTGGCGTTCAACGAGCGCGACATTTCGCAGTTGGCTTCGCGCACGGCTGTCGAGCGCCTGGACATCGTTCTGTCCAACGACCAGCACCGGCAATTGAACACGCTGCTGTTGCATGCCCCTGATGGCCGGTTGAGGCTGCGAAACCTCTTGCCGGCGTTCGAGCCGCACTACGACCTGGTTTTGATCGACACCCAAGGTTCCCGCAGCGTGCTGCTCGAAATGGCGGTGCTGGCATCCGGGGCTGCGGTTTCGCCGGTCACGCCCGAAATCCTTGCTGCTCGCGAAATGCGGCGCGGCACCCTTCAACTCATTCAGGACATCGCTCCTTATCGCCATCTCGGTATAGAGCCGCCGCCCTTGCAGTTGCTGATCAACCGGGTGCCCGCCGTGTCATCCAATGCCCGCCTGATCCGGCAGACGCTGCGGATGATCTTCCGTGAGCAGACAGGCGTCCAGGTACTTGAGACCGAAGTCCCAGCGATAGAAGCATTTCCGCGCGCGGCAACGCAGAGCCTGCCGGTTCACCGGGTCGAACACCGGCGTCCGACAGGCAGGATCGCTCCAGCCGCACTCGACATCATCCGCGCCCTGGCTACCGAGTTATGCCCGCAATGGCGTGAGCGTTTCGGCCTGGTCACTGGCAAGATCGGGAGGAGGCATTCTCATGTCGAACGCCCATGAGCTTGCACGAGGCCACAAGCAGCTCCTGCCTCTGATTGAATTTGCACTGAGCGAAGGCTGGGCCGTTTCTCGCACGTCGGGCGGTCACCTCAAATTCATCAAGCCGGGATTGCCGCCGATATTCACGAGTTCGACAGCCAGCGATCACCGCGCCGGGCGCAACGCCCGCGCAATGTTGCGCCGCGCGAACCGCCAGAACGCCGAAGCCCGTCCTGATGGAAAGGAGACCGGCCATGGCTGATATCTCCGAACAGGAAATGGCGGCGAAGCTGATGAGCGATGGCTTCGGCCGCACTGGCCCGGTGGCCGGCGCACTGACCGATCCGGTCGCGGATACCCCGATGGTCGTAACGCTTGATGAGTTGCGTCCGTACGAGCTTGATCCGCGCCTTACCCGCAACCCGCTCTATGACGAAATCAAGGCTTCGATCCGCGAGCGCGGTTTGGACGCACCACCGCCGATCACACGGAGGCCTGGTTCAGCCCACTACATCATTCGCAATGGAGGCAACACCCGGCTGGCCATACTGCGTGAGTTGTGGACCGAGACCAAGGATGAACGCTTCTTCCGTATCGGTTGCCTGT
Coding sequences within it:
- a CDS encoding ParA family protein, whose product is MQVISVISTKGGVGKTTIAANLGGFIADAGLRVLLLDLDIQPTLSSYYELADRAPGGVYELLAFNERDISQLASRTAVERLDIVLSNDQHRQLNTLLLHAPDGRLRLRNLLPAFEPHYDLVLIDTQGSRSVLLEMAVLASGAAVSPVTPEILAAREMRRGTLQLIQDIAPYRHLGIEPPPLQLLINRVPAVSSNARLIRQTLRMIFREQTGVQVLETEVPAIEAFPRAATQSLPVHRVEHRRPTGRIAPAALDIIRALATELCPQWRERFGLVTGKIGRRHSHVERP
- a CDS encoding type II toxin-antitoxin system HicA family toxin, yielding MSNAHELARGHKQLLPLIEFALSEGWAVSRTSGGHLKFIKPGLPPIFTSSTASDHRAGRNARAMLRRANRQNAEARPDGKETGHG